A stretch of Geobacter sp. DNA encodes these proteins:
- a CDS encoding response regulator gives MNQELYPQMPILLVDDEEAWLRSLSVFLRESTGMNNFIKCADSRQVMNILDNNDICLVLLDLTMPFFSGQDILRMIVSRHPSVPVIILSGLNQVETAVECLHLGALDYHVKTSEKERLIAGIQRAISIQQLRSENCSLKKGILNDKLETPEAFEQIISTSTKMRAVFRYCEAISRSSEPILITGESGSGKELIARALWKLRSPNAPLVAVNVAGLDDNVVSDTLFGHVAGAFTGADRERKGMIEEATGGTLFLDEIGDLSPQSQVKLLRLLQEGEFFPIGSDRPKKLKARVLFATNHDLDAKVAKGEFRKDLFYRLNTHHIELPPLRDRLEDLPLLLHHFLKEAAQTMGKKTPAVPRELVALLSTYDFPGNIRELRAMVFHAVSLHSSHVLSLDSFKEKIGYDADLNLKPAQATAIDDLAPITFPDRLPTIEEIGKRVVLEAIHRTGGNQTVAASMLGITRQALAKRLKKSLGNQTMSISQATS, from the coding sequence ATGAATCAGGAACTCTATCCCCAGATGCCCATTCTGCTCGTTGACGACGAAGAGGCGTGGCTCAGGAGCCTATCGGTCTTTCTCAGGGAATCGACCGGAATGAATAATTTCATCAAATGCGCTGATAGCCGGCAAGTCATGAATATTCTTGACAATAATGACATCTGCCTGGTTCTGCTTGACCTGACCATGCCATTCTTTTCAGGACAGGATATCCTCAGGATGATTGTGAGCAGGCACCCTTCAGTGCCGGTGATCATTCTCAGCGGTCTCAATCAGGTTGAGACTGCCGTGGAGTGCCTGCACCTTGGTGCACTGGACTACCATGTCAAAACGAGTGAAAAGGAGCGGTTGATAGCCGGAATCCAGAGGGCAATCTCCATCCAGCAACTAAGGAGTGAGAATTGTAGCCTGAAGAAAGGTATCTTGAACGACAAACTGGAAACCCCTGAGGCTTTCGAACAGATCATCAGTACCAGCACTAAGATGCGAGCGGTTTTCCGATACTGTGAAGCCATTTCCAGGAGTAGCGAACCGATTCTTATCACCGGCGAAAGCGGCTCGGGAAAAGAGTTGATCGCACGTGCACTGTGGAAGCTTCGTTCACCGAATGCCCCGCTGGTAGCCGTTAATGTAGCCGGACTGGATGACAATGTCGTTTCCGACACGCTTTTCGGTCATGTGGCAGGCGCATTTACGGGAGCTGACCGGGAGCGCAAAGGGATGATCGAGGAGGCAACGGGAGGGACACTGTTTCTGGACGAAATCGGGGATTTATCCCCCCAGTCGCAGGTCAAGCTCCTCAGACTTCTGCAGGAGGGTGAATTTTTCCCCATCGGATCGGATCGTCCAAAGAAACTGAAGGCGCGCGTGCTGTTCGCTACCAATCATGACCTCGACGCCAAGGTTGCCAAGGGTGAGTTTCGCAAGGATCTTTTCTATCGTCTGAATACCCACCACATTGAGCTCCCCCCATTGCGGGACCGGTTGGAGGATCTGCCCCTGCTCCTGCACCACTTCCTGAAAGAGGCTGCACAAACTATGGGGAAGAAAACACCGGCTGTGCCACGGGAGCTTGTGGCCCTGCTCTCCACCTATGATTTCCCAGGCAACATCCGTGAACTCAGGGCAATGGTGTTCCACGCGGTCAGCCTGCACTCTTCTCATGTGCTGTCACTCGACAGTTTCAAGGAGAAAATCGGCTACGATGCAGACCTCAACCTGAAGCCAGCGCAAGCTACGGCAATCGATGACCTCGCTCCGATCACTTTCCCTGATCGTCTGCCAACCATCGAAGAGATCGGCAAACGCGTCGTATTGGAAGCGATACATCGCACCGGCGGGAATCAGACCGTGGCAGCCTCAATGCTGGGCATTACCCGTCAGGCCCTGGCAAAGCGCCTCAAAAAATCTCTCGGCAATCAGACAATGAGCATATCCCAAGCAACATCCTGA
- a CDS encoding TetR family transcriptional regulator gives MPVVQDKPLTENALALIDERSYIAIMARIRKSDETRTRLLEIGLKTFANRGYHGTGIKEIVESAGVPKGSFYNYFKSKEDFGIEIIRRHSQAFWETLERCFDRGIPDPIDALNTCFEKMITEHEECTVFHCSIVGNLVVELSEHSAPCKATIATFYSHWLENLATHIKRAQELGIARIDVPCDDLVMLFWDAWHGALFRVRIEDSTEPLKRSVSFVLQKIIRR, from the coding sequence GTGCCGGTTGTCCAAGATAAGCCCCTGACCGAGAATGCACTTGCATTAATAGACGAACGGTCATATATTGCCATAATGGCTCGGATAAGAAAAAGCGATGAGACACGGACACGTCTTTTGGAGATCGGTCTGAAGACGTTCGCCAATCGCGGCTATCACGGAACCGGCATCAAGGAGATTGTCGAGAGCGCTGGAGTGCCGAAGGGCTCATTTTATAACTATTTCAAAAGTAAGGAAGATTTCGGGATTGAGATAATTCGCCGTCATTCTCAGGCATTCTGGGAAACATTGGAGCGGTGTTTCGACCGTGGGATACCCGATCCCATCGATGCTCTCAATACCTGTTTCGAGAAGATGATAACGGAACATGAGGAGTGTACTGTTTTTCATTGCAGCATCGTAGGCAATCTCGTTGTTGAGTTGAGCGAGCACAGTGCACCATGCAAAGCTACCATAGCCACATTTTACAGCCATTGGCTGGAGAATCTGGCCACACATATCAAGAGAGCGCAAGAGTTGGGCATAGCGAGGATCGATGTTCCCTGTGACGATCTGGTGATGCTGTTCTGGGATGCCTGGCATGGTGCCCTTTTCCGGGTAAGGATCGAAGATTCGACAGAGCCTCTGAAGCGATCCGTTTCGTTTGTTTTGCAGAAAATCATTCGTCGCTAA
- a CDS encoding choice-of-anchor F family protein encodes MSRTKVSKKLSVLLGVSLLVTAASANAGTITGWDMSNVTVAPPPYTDFIKYRSTLFTNTAKTATNGYIGWEESDVTAPGMKIVNRDDVTGLKCIMTTGINPYDFSDKMCSDPLQSSKRWKVGGVNGQPIDVYFTVATDTLTSIYNSMQKLTDNDVRKWKGFKAELGFMVNGVFTKSTSLDGLGFSDKKGKFFTTTTSGLQSAETLSALFAQGLAGPADANHPETGYFDPINRFSYFLNATEDTIDSGLITSNYYALFGDWNNLSGVPYAYYYDDDANPNTDNTLMANCDGTFVVTDPVTGIGYCDGTWVTYRSQAGLDANGIAYPSDGVKKPVPADILAAWQSNYLYTTAPLEDLANLGLNYYITVNKLNSKWKTPNQFVLRFTPKY; translated from the coding sequence ATGTCGAGAACAAAAGTTTCGAAGAAGTTGAGTGTCTTGCTGGGCGTATCATTGTTGGTTACTGCCGCTTCTGCCAATGCCGGAACCATTACCGGCTGGGATATGAGTAACGTAACTGTAGCACCGCCGCCGTACACTGATTTTATAAAATATAGAAGCACTCTCTTCACCAACACTGCCAAGACTGCCACCAACGGCTATATCGGTTGGGAAGAGTCGGACGTCACGGCTCCGGGCATGAAGATCGTCAACAGGGATGATGTCACCGGCCTCAAGTGCATCATGACCACTGGTATCAACCCCTATGACTTCTCCGACAAGATGTGCTCCGACCCGCTGCAGTCCAGCAAGCGCTGGAAGGTCGGCGGGGTCAACGGCCAGCCGATCGACGTCTACTTCACCGTTGCAACCGACACGCTCACCAGCATCTACAACTCCATGCAGAAGCTGACCGACAACGACGTCAGGAAATGGAAAGGCTTTAAAGCTGAACTGGGCTTCATGGTCAATGGCGTGTTCACCAAGTCCACGTCCCTTGACGGCCTCGGTTTCTCGGACAAGAAGGGCAAATTTTTCACCACGACCACCTCCGGCCTTCAGTCAGCAGAGACGCTGTCGGCTCTCTTTGCCCAGGGACTGGCCGGTCCGGCCGATGCCAATCATCCGGAAACCGGCTATTTTGACCCGATCAACCGCTTCAGCTACTTCCTCAATGCAACTGAAGACACGATCGACTCCGGACTGATCACCTCCAACTACTACGCCCTGTTTGGCGACTGGAACAACCTGTCCGGCGTACCCTATGCCTACTATTATGACGACGATGCCAACCCCAACACTGACAACACCCTGATGGCCAACTGTGATGGCACCTTCGTCGTTACCGACCCGGTCACAGGGATCGGCTACTGCGATGGCACCTGGGTGACCTACCGCAGCCAGGCCGGCCTGGATGCCAATGGCATTGCCTATCCTTCCGATGGCGTCAAGAAGCCGGTCCCGGCCGACATCCTGGCTGCCTGGCAATCCAACTACCTCTACACGACTGCCCCGCTTGAAGATTTGGCCAACCTGGGGCTGAACTACTACATCACGGTCAACAAACTGAACTCCAAGTGGAAGACCCCGAACCAGTTCGTGCTGCGCTTCACCCCGAAGTACTGA
- a CDS encoding OmpA family protein, with translation MAPKKKPQKEPNHERWLVSYGDLLTLLFAVFVVLYAMSQADKKKAEEVSASIREAFGAVNSSGSTRRPAIIDSGKISVIPDIASRPVSKALQQGDFKSGKHEANENDFKAMKASIDAYLLKTGARDKVNVEINRRGLVVSLKEAGFFESGSAVMKKNSGDVIDTIATVINKYSNRCRVEGHTDNVPIQSGPFDSNWDLSTARASFLVKKLVQSHGVEPKSISATGYSEYQPVAENTSPEGRAKNRRVDIVVLSSTSDGARTYTPPE, from the coding sequence ATGGCGCCGAAAAAGAAACCTCAAAAAGAACCAAACCATGAACGTTGGCTGGTTTCATACGGAGATTTGCTCACACTCCTCTTTGCTGTTTTTGTTGTTTTGTATGCAATGTCCCAGGCAGACAAGAAAAAGGCAGAGGAGGTCTCGGCATCCATTCGGGAAGCTTTTGGCGCGGTTAACAGTAGTGGTTCGACAAGGAGGCCTGCCATTATCGATTCCGGGAAGATAAGTGTCATTCCGGACATCGCCAGTCGACCAGTATCCAAGGCTCTTCAGCAGGGAGACTTCAAGAGCGGAAAGCACGAGGCGAATGAAAACGATTTCAAGGCGATGAAGGCTTCCATAGATGCTTATTTGCTCAAGACTGGAGCACGAGACAAAGTCAATGTAGAAATAAACCGGAGAGGGCTGGTCGTGAGTTTGAAGGAAGCCGGCTTTTTCGAGTCCGGCAGTGCAGTGATGAAAAAAAACTCCGGTGATGTCATTGACACAATCGCAACTGTTATCAATAAATATTCAAACCGTTGCCGGGTGGAAGGCCATACCGACAATGTGCCGATCCAGTCTGGTCCATTCGATTCAAACTGGGATCTTTCGACTGCACGGGCATCATTCCTGGTAAAGAAGCTGGTCCAGTCACACGGGGTCGAACCGAAGAGCATCTCTGCCACCGGGTACAGCGAATATCAGCCGGTAGCGGAAAATACCTCACCGGAAGGGAGAGCAAAAAACAGACGGGTCGATATCGTTGTCTTATCCTCCACGAGCGATGGTGCCCGAACATATACG
- a CDS encoding histidine kinase, whose amino-acid sequence MAIFLMTIQRNRHTPYANPAKPGKHAIIVLLALFFSLLLIGNALSEDQKSQPGIYHILVLHSYHPGFPCTDTITEGIQSVFRGHLPDTHIDIEYIDSKRHQDPIFLSKIVESMLHYKLKSRTYDIVIVSGNEALSFALGHRSTILKGIPVIYCAANANLEKATSMSGVYGIRSMPDMAGVLRQIKKFHPNNRNVVVIGDTTDSYDNQNYLRFIEVAKTFAGEMNFDYWNNLSSETVKQRLTEIPKDSVLVINGYLNDNAGNLLSFNEQNALFRNISRIPMYSFWDVYLGEGIVGGPLTSPREQGKAAALMALSILKGDKIPQVPTLLKSNLMFDYNQLQRFGISQASIPGGSRIINLPPNNFQISKGQFWIAISLLVSSITISLVLIRNIMNRRIAEAMLRESERNFRDLSQQFGIILDGISDGLSLISPDMKVIWSNKSTETFFNGTLGTTPGDNCCKLLYNRSSVCEECPAIKSFATGERVESIITTPDGRTLEVKAFPVVDGAGMVTHVIMLASDITEKNQLLEDSIRTGKLASIGELAAGVAHEINNPNAVIMLNSEILKKVSTSLTPILSQHFEVNGDFMLGGLHYNEIKHDLPYLFGEIVDSAVRIKRIVDDLRNFAREDEPDTEEIININDAICTSSRLVGNAIKNATDRFELELCNEMPLIRGSLQRIEQVLVNLILNACQALPSKDRGIRISTVYDPGAGECVVTVADEGIGIPPEILPKITDPFFTTKRTQGGTGLGLSISMRIIRDFKGDLLFNSRFGEGTTVTINIPVFKEAIAA is encoded by the coding sequence ATGGCGATTTTTCTCATGACAATTCAGCGTAATCGACACACCCCATACGCAAACCCTGCCAAGCCGGGCAAACATGCAATCATTGTTCTCCTGGCCCTCTTTTTTTCCCTTCTTCTGATCGGAAACGCCCTCTCTGAGGACCAGAAATCCCAGCCAGGTATTTACCACATTCTTGTCCTACATTCCTATCATCCCGGCTTCCCGTGCACCGACACGATTACGGAGGGGATTCAGTCAGTTTTCAGAGGCCATCTCCCCGATACCCACATCGATATCGAATACATTGACAGCAAGCGGCATCAGGACCCGATCTTCCTTTCCAAAATTGTAGAAAGCATGCTGCATTACAAGCTGAAAAGCCGCACCTACGACATCGTCATCGTTTCAGGCAATGAAGCGCTTTCTTTTGCTCTTGGACATCGATCCACCATTTTGAAAGGCATTCCGGTCATCTATTGTGCGGCCAACGCAAACCTGGAAAAGGCAACCTCCATGTCGGGAGTCTATGGAATTCGCTCAATGCCCGACATGGCAGGAGTTTTGCGACAGATAAAGAAGTTTCATCCCAATAATCGTAATGTTGTCGTTATCGGCGATACGACAGATTCCTATGACAATCAGAACTATTTACGTTTCATTGAAGTAGCCAAAACGTTTGCCGGAGAGATGAATTTTGATTACTGGAACAATCTTTCAAGCGAAACGGTCAAGCAGCGGCTTACTGAAATTCCAAAAGATTCAGTCCTGGTAATTAACGGCTATCTTAACGACAACGCCGGCAATCTCCTTTCATTCAACGAGCAGAACGCTCTCTTTCGTAATATAAGCCGTATTCCCATGTACAGTTTCTGGGATGTTTACCTGGGGGAAGGGATTGTGGGGGGGCCGCTGACATCTCCCCGTGAACAGGGAAAGGCAGCGGCGCTTATGGCACTCTCCATTCTCAAAGGAGATAAAATACCACAGGTACCGACACTGCTGAAATCTAACCTCATGTTCGATTACAATCAGCTACAACGTTTTGGCATCTCCCAGGCAAGCATCCCTGGCGGGAGCAGGATCATCAATCTCCCCCCCAATAACTTTCAGATCAGCAAAGGACAGTTCTGGATTGCCATTTCTTTGCTTGTCTCCTCGATAACGATTTCGTTGGTTCTTATCAGGAATATAATGAACCGCAGGATCGCAGAAGCCATGCTTCGGGAGAGCGAACGGAATTTCCGGGACCTGTCTCAGCAGTTCGGTATCATTCTGGACGGGATTTCCGACGGGTTGTCGCTTATATCCCCTGACATGAAGGTCATCTGGTCGAACAAGAGCACCGAGACATTTTTCAACGGTACGCTGGGTACGACTCCAGGAGACAACTGCTGCAAACTCCTCTACAACCGGTCATCAGTGTGCGAGGAATGCCCTGCAATAAAGTCATTCGCTACCGGCGAACGAGTCGAATCCATCATTACAACGCCGGACGGAAGGACGCTGGAAGTAAAGGCATTCCCGGTTGTTGACGGAGCGGGCATGGTAACTCATGTGATCATGCTTGCCAGTGACATAACGGAAAAGAATCAGCTCCTGGAAGACTCGATACGTACGGGCAAACTGGCTTCAATTGGTGAACTGGCAGCAGGGGTGGCACACGAGATCAACAATCCAAACGCGGTAATCATGTTGAACTCTGAAATCCTCAAGAAGGTATCAACCAGTCTGACTCCCATTCTCAGTCAGCACTTCGAGGTCAACGGCGACTTCATGCTGGGGGGCTTGCATTATAACGAGATCAAGCATGACCTGCCGTATCTTTTTGGCGAAATTGTCGACAGTGCGGTGAGGATAAAAAGGATTGTCGATGATCTGAGGAACTTTGCGCGGGAAGATGAACCGGACACGGAAGAGATAATTAACATCAATGATGCGATATGCACTTCATCCCGCCTTGTCGGTAATGCGATCAAGAATGCAACCGATCGCTTTGAGCTTGAACTCTGCAATGAGATGCCATTGATTCGAGGAAGTTTGCAACGGATCGAGCAGGTGTTGGTGAATCTGATTCTGAACGCCTGTCAGGCCTTGCCATCTAAAGATCGGGGGATCCGGATATCGACAGTCTATGACCCGGGCGCCGGGGAGTGTGTCGTCACCGTGGCGGATGAAGGCATTGGGATTCCTCCCGAAATCCTTCCCAAGATAACGGATCCGTTCTTTACCACCAAGCGCACCCAGGGTGGAACAGGGCTTGGCCTTTCCATCTCGATGAGAATCATCCGAGATTTCAAGGGGGATCTGTTGTTCAATTCAAGATTTGGAGAGGGGACGACCGTCACGATCAACATCCCCGTTTTCAAGGAGGCAATAGCAGCATGA
- a CDS encoding molybdopterin-dependent oxidoreductase, whose translation MIVDTVCRLCSSCCPIEAEVEDNRLVGARRKSFLDPDKRLTCAKLAAAPEIVYSPKRLTVPLIKREDGSGFREAGWDEALDLVAARFHRHRQESGPQSVAWLRGMAADWGAPWDYPNRLMNVFGSPNTIGNGSICFVARDFAHSYTYGSMAYPEAKNARCIIVWGKNDGDTALGAAEGIHWAREHGATLIVIDPVETPLARKADIWMRIKPGHDGLLAMAMINEIIEANLYDAEFVSQYTIGFDALKKAAARFPADRVAESLWLSTGQIRQVAHLYATTRPAAIIDGNGLDMHREVFDTTRAIAMLRAMTGNLDKPGGDVLPQPIPVRNIQLRERLDDTIPPITHQYPLFNTFSETWGNQVQGCVVDAILDESPYPLKMVVVQSGNPLVTMADSRRTRAAFDKLESLVVIDMFMTETARLADVILPAASCFEKTQLNRASIRNNPIILQNAVIPTVGDSWPDWKIVFELGRRLGFAAEFPWETAEEAIDHQLEPAGVTVAELRKSGKTGLRIEETRYEKYRDTPFRTPSGKVEFFSGRLAQAGLSGVPFESGFGDDPISFADQSGEYPVLGISGSRDIRFTNSQFRTIPALLKEGAQCMVDIHPADAARQGFVEGERIGIETPKGAVEMTVRLSTVVSPGMARLGWGWGDHDPRASLNALTEDDKRSRVTGTSTSRSFMCRLSKISP comes from the coding sequence ATGATCGTCGATACCGTTTGCCGACTCTGTTCGTCCTGCTGCCCCATCGAAGCCGAGGTGGAGGATAACCGCCTGGTCGGAGCCCGGCGCAAATCCTTTCTCGATCCGGACAAGCGACTGACCTGCGCCAAACTGGCCGCTGCCCCGGAGATCGTCTATTCTCCCAAGCGGCTGACCGTGCCGCTGATTAAGCGCGAGGATGGTTCGGGATTCCGCGAAGCGGGCTGGGATGAGGCACTCGATCTGGTTGCTGCCCGGTTCCACCGTCACCGGCAGGAATCAGGACCCCAGTCCGTTGCCTGGTTGCGGGGGATGGCAGCCGACTGGGGCGCGCCCTGGGATTATCCCAATCGGCTGATGAACGTCTTCGGCAGTCCCAACACCATTGGCAACGGCTCCATCTGTTTCGTTGCCCGCGATTTCGCCCACTCTTACACCTACGGGTCCATGGCCTATCCCGAGGCCAAAAACGCCAGGTGCATCATCGTCTGGGGGAAGAACGACGGCGATACCGCCCTGGGTGCGGCCGAGGGGATCCACTGGGCCAGAGAGCATGGCGCCACGCTGATCGTCATCGATCCTGTCGAGACGCCACTGGCGCGCAAGGCCGACATCTGGATGCGGATCAAACCGGGGCATGACGGCCTGTTAGCCATGGCCATGATCAACGAGATCATCGAGGCAAACCTCTACGATGCCGAGTTTGTTTCCCAGTACACCATCGGCTTTGATGCCCTGAAAAAGGCGGCAGCCCGCTTCCCGGCAGACAGGGTGGCCGAGAGCCTCTGGCTGAGCACCGGGCAGATCAGGCAGGTGGCCCACCTTTACGCCACCACCAGGCCGGCCGCCATCATCGACGGCAACGGTCTGGACATGCACCGGGAGGTCTTCGACACTACCAGGGCTATTGCCATGCTGCGCGCCATGACCGGGAATCTCGACAAGCCGGGGGGCGACGTGCTCCCCCAGCCGATCCCGGTCCGCAACATCCAGTTGAGGGAGAGGCTGGACGACACTATCCCTCCCATTACCCATCAGTATCCCCTGTTCAACACTTTTTCCGAAACCTGGGGCAACCAGGTGCAGGGGTGCGTGGTCGACGCCATTCTGGATGAGTCTCCCTATCCGCTGAAGATGGTGGTGGTCCAGTCCGGTAACCCCCTCGTCACCATGGCCGATTCCCGCCGCACCAGGGCTGCCTTCGACAAACTGGAGAGCCTGGTGGTGATCGACATGTTCATGACCGAAACCGCCAGGCTGGCCGATGTCATCCTGCCGGCGGCCAGTTGCTTCGAGAAGACCCAGCTCAACCGTGCCTCCATCCGCAACAATCCGATCATTCTCCAGAACGCGGTGATCCCAACGGTGGGCGATTCCTGGCCTGACTGGAAGATCGTCTTCGAGTTGGGCAGAAGGCTCGGATTTGCAGCCGAATTCCCCTGGGAGACGGCGGAGGAGGCGATCGATCATCAGCTGGAGCCCGCCGGGGTCACGGTTGCGGAGCTGCGCAAGAGCGGCAAGACCGGTTTGCGGATCGAGGAGACGCGCTACGAAAAATACCGGGATACCCCTTTCCGGACCCCTTCCGGCAAGGTCGAGTTCTTCTCCGGCCGGCTTGCACAGGCCGGTTTGTCAGGAGTCCCGTTCGAGAGCGGTTTCGGTGACGACCCGATCAGTTTTGCCGACCAGAGCGGAGAGTACCCGGTCCTGGGGATCAGCGGCAGCCGTGATATCCGCTTCACCAATTCACAGTTTCGCACCATTCCTGCGCTCCTGAAGGAGGGTGCCCAGTGCATGGTCGACATCCACCCCGCCGATGCCGCCCGGCAGGGATTTGTCGAGGGGGAGCGGATCGGGATCGAAACTCCCAAGGGGGCAGTGGAAATGACGGTGCGCCTCTCCACGGTGGTGAGCCCCGGTATGGCCCGTCTGGGCTGGGGCTGGGGCGACCACGATCCGCGTGCCAGCCTCAACGCCCTGACCGAGGACGACAAGCGCAGCCGGGTCACCGGCACCTCTACCAGCCGGAGCTTCATGTGCCGGTTGTCCAAGATAAGCCCCTGA
- a CDS encoding methyltransferase domain-containing protein, which produces MKKRLLDLLICPCCLPGEYPFIADIGREHDGDIESATLICPQCGARFSIDEGVAMLDPHATDSQRTTNKYETDEVVSSYLWSHFGDLIADEHASQAYGTWAGLMQPQAGVALDAGGAVGRFSFEMSTCCDFAVGIDTSHAFIRAARCLMRERCMTVSLKDEGVLRREVTIRLPDKWRSDRVEFLVANALALPFRRKSIGLFSSLNLVDKVPSPIRHLREMNRVARDTKAQFLLSDPFSWSIEAAPMEEWLGGKSDGSFAGKGLANVVALLADDKGELAPVWQVDEPGSVWWKIRTHSNHFELIRSCFVHASR; this is translated from the coding sequence ATGAAAAAGCGCCTTCTTGATCTGCTCATCTGCCCCTGTTGCCTGCCGGGCGAATACCCGTTCATTGCCGACATCGGCCGGGAACATGACGGAGATATCGAATCCGCTACCCTCATTTGCCCACAGTGTGGAGCCCGGTTTTCTATCGACGAAGGGGTGGCCATGCTCGACCCCCATGCCACCGACAGCCAGCGGACCACCAATAAGTACGAGACCGACGAGGTGGTTTCTTCCTATCTCTGGAGCCATTTCGGGGATCTTATCGCGGATGAGCATGCATCGCAGGCGTACGGCACCTGGGCCGGGTTGATGCAACCCCAGGCCGGCGTCGCCCTGGATGCCGGCGGGGCTGTGGGGCGCTTTTCCTTCGAGATGAGCACGTGTTGCGATTTTGCCGTTGGCATCGATACTTCGCATGCCTTTATCCGGGCGGCCCGGTGCCTGATGCGGGAGCGTTGCATGACGGTATCGCTCAAGGACGAGGGGGTGCTGCGTCGCGAGGTCACCATCCGTCTCCCGGACAAGTGGCGTAGCGACCGGGTGGAGTTTCTCGTGGCCAATGCACTGGCTCTGCCGTTCCGGCGCAAATCCATTGGCCTCTTTTCCTCCCTGAATCTCGTGGACAAGGTACCTTCGCCGATCCGGCATCTGCGGGAGATGAACCGGGTAGCCCGCGATACCAAGGCTCAGTTTTTGCTCTCCGATCCCTTTTCCTGGTCTATTGAGGCGGCTCCAATGGAGGAGTGGCTCGGCGGCAAAAGCGATGGCTCATTCGCTGGCAAGGGGCTGGCAAATGTGGTGGCACTCCTGGCCGACGATAAGGGAGAGCTGGCGCCGGTCTGGCAGGTGGACGAGCCCGGTAGTGTCTGGTGGAAGATCCGTACCCATAGCAACCATTTTGAGCTGATTCGCAGCTGTTTCGTCCATGCCAGCCGCTAG